The DNA region TGGGTGTGCCCACGCTAAACTTCACAGATGTGCGATTTGCTCTCTGGGAATACTTAAACTTGTTCTCAGAATCGCTGGTCATCATTATCTCCTTGCTATCACGAAAGTTCACTGGGAGAAAATGGGAAACATACATGATTAACAGATACATAAGTATCAAAATAAAACGAATAGATAAGATTATAAATAAAAGGacacaataaaatatatacaatttataataatgtttatttcatatatGCTTGGGTTGTAGTACTTGTTTTCCATATCAGAAGTATATCAAAcagttttaaatataataacttGGATTTTTACAAAGTTTTGTGAGATATCTTGTTCacaaaataaatcttattaCAACTAAATTAAAGAAATGATAATAATCACGTTCTATTAtctgttttctttttaataacagtatttaataattattaactTAACACTATCATCAATATCGTCTTATATATGTACAGCTTATTGGTTAGTTCAGAAATGGTAAAACCATAAGATTCCATTTTCTTGTTGTGCAGTTTGTTTACTTACCAAATCCTTTGGGTCCACCAGCGGGTTCTTCAGAACTAGCACTGGAATTCACCGGCGGAGCAGGAGCAGCCACCTTGTGTACCTGGAACTTGGTCTCCGTGCCTGCATCTTCATCGGTATTGGCCGTGATATAGGTATATAGCTTATCATTCGTCTCGTTTGGTGATAAAAAACTGGCGTAGGAAAAGACCCTTGGAAAGGCGTTCAGTTCGGCCTCATCGAAGGGAGCCAAGTCCCCCGATCCGTAGTCATCGCAGTCTTCCTCATCACTTCCATCAATACAATCAAAGTTTTGATCACATCGACTCTTTTCTGCGatacatttttcatttgaGCGGCAACGGAATTCGTCCTCTTCGCAAACCAAACATtgctcatcctcatcctcgcCACCGAGGCAATCTTTGATCTTATCACACTGCCAATTTTGGGGTATGCAGCTCCCATCGTGACATTGGAACTCATTTCCATAGCAATGTTCTCGCCTTCTCGTGGGATCCTCGCATTTGTGGCTTTCATGGGCATCGGGATACAGGCTGCAGTCGAAGAGCTCGCTCAGGACATCCGAGTTGGCAATCGCTATGGAACAGGCCTCTAAAATGGCTATGAAATTGAAaggaaataataaaaagaatgcagataaaataaataagaatgcAGAATAATTAAAtgcagtttttaaaaaatatcaggGAAAACTAACCTTTTCCGACaaatttcatattattataaaGCAACCGATTTTAACgttgtaaatttttttttttaatttatacagCTAGCTAACAAGACTTTATCGCGTTACTATTTTCTATATCTAATACATTAATTTgatttcattaattaaatttgttgTATAATGAAATACAATTCTTACTGCTCCTGCCCAAATTGAATTAGTCCCCCGTAAACTTATTTCTAACAACTTACCCTTGCAAATGCGGCGACAGGGCGGCAGCTGTCCAATGTGCGAGGGTCGACACTCTGGTTCCAGGGCGCCACAAATGAACTCAGCCGCCCTCGCCGAACAGTTGGACCGGATGAGATTCTCGTAGGCTGCCATGGAATCCGCATCCCGGGGCGCCGTTCCCTCGCGATTGTAGGTCAGATCGTAGTCGAGCACTCCCTGGCACATTGGCATCATGGTCGACTGGCAGCCACTGTTGGTTGTCGAGGGGGTGGTCAAGGTCATAGCCTGTGTGGGCCTCCCACTGACCGGCGAGGGGGGTGGCAGTGTTGGAGACACCCGGGTCAAAGGATGCTCACCGCCAGCGGGGGTCGCCTGGGGCTTGGGCAGTAACTGTAATAAAAGGGCAGTGGGAGAGGTGATAATTAGGGGACAGATGGAACCCAGATGGTACAAAAGTTAGTTGGGAATGAAAAGAAATTAAGCAATTATTTAATGCGTCATTGCAAAACAATATTAATAATCATTTTCATATGGAAATagtaatttaattatttaaaatgtgaaCTAATTACACAAAGTTTATTGCTATATTTGAAACATAATTACATACGAACGGATTCTTGGTTTGTTAGGTTGTCAAAGAATTTGAAAGGTAAAGTTGAAACCCCATACTCAAAATTAtcttaatattgttttaaggGAGTTATAAACAAAGGAAGTTATAGTCATAGACAGACAGCTAACTTACTAATTATTACTTCTTTAACAGTTCATATGATATAACATTATTTGTCAAAAGTTTCTCCATTGCGCTGAAAACAGTTTTAAAGCCAAAACGATTTGGCCAAAATAACTAAAAAGTAGAACACCCCGAATAAAAAGGAGTATATTTCCCACTTAAACTTTAACCTTTACTCACGTCTTTGAGCAACTGCAGCATTCTCTTGTCCTGCTCGATGGGCACCCCGAAGCTGTTCTGATGACCCGAGGTGAACCTAATACTATCCGCTGGCAGCAGGGTGTCATCGTAGTCCCCATCGCCAGCCTCGTCTCCATCCGCTGGCTCCCCGTCCTCTGCAAACGATGTATCTGGCCATTCCGAACTCTCCTCACTTTCATCATCCACCGCCTTGAGTCGTGTGGTTTCCTGGGGCTCCAACTCGGTGGTGCTGGTGGTTTCCTCATCCCAGACTTCGTTGCTGCTCGAACTCGTGGATGTCAAAGTGGCTTCGTAGCGACGCTGGAGGAATTTGGATCTAGCCACACTGACATCGTGAAGCCACAAACAGTAGGTGATCAGTCCGAAGAATAACAAAACACTGGCCACGAAAATAATGGGCCATCTTAGATATTTCCACCTGCAAGCTCGTCGAGCATAGCCCAACAGCATCCAGGGTGTTGGCTTCTCATGGCTATCCAACTTGCCATTCAAATAGTAATTAGCAGTCAGTGGGTACTTATACCGTCGAACTTGAAGTTCAGCCAGGGTTTCGGGACTCCCCAGCATTCCGATGCGGTATTTCTGGGTCTCACTCCAGCACGATTCGCCGGAGGCGCGGGAGTAGTCACTGTGATCTTTCACCGATCCCTCATTTTCATCGTCGATGGTCTGTACCGTGATGTTGAGGCCATGGGGATATTTGGTGGGCTGACGTCTCAATCCGGTGACTGATGAGGTCTCATTCGCAATTACTTCCAGCTGCTTCTGTTCGTCCATGATTACCTGAGCTCACCTTTCGAATGGCCCCTCCAAATGTCAATTGCCAGATGCTGCAtgggaaaaaaatatgaaagatTATAAAATCTGAcaatacatataaaataatttcgttgttttgtaaaatataatgaatatgattttttttattttaaggaTATTTCAAATTACATTATATCATTTTCTGGTTGTTAGCAAGAAATTTTGTTTATCCTAAAAACCGTATACTAAAGGACTTAAagtcataatttaatttttattattattatttttttagttttctttaatatctttatttattgCACTTCCAAATTTTGTTACCCTTTTAAGTTTATGTTTGTCTACATTTTTCACAGTACCCCTTTTGTATTTGTCACTGTTATATAACCCCAGGTAATGGCATTTGTCTAACTGATTTCCAAGACTCTTCAGTAGATTAGGGCTCTTCTCCTCTCtcctggaaattacgaatttGCGAAAGGCAATCGAATTGCAGATGAAAATGAAAGTGCCTGCCAATATGCATTTCGGCATTTCCAAAGACTGTGGAAAGTTGTCAACCAACCTGAGAGATTGGTGATCTTCAATCTACTGCTTCAATTAAGCCTCATTAGTTCCACTGAAAAAACCGCAAAGCATCTTCAGGTAATCAAGAAGCAGCTGATGTGCAATTCGGTTTGGATTTTCCCAAGCCATCAGCGGCGATAAATAATCTTATAGTCGTATGTACGTACCGAGAAGCCCCAAAAGTATTGGCCAATAGTTTAGAAAAATTGAAATGCGAATTGCATTGGGCAAGAGATCGCCGGCATGTGGCTGCTTCTGCTGCAGTAACTTCACATAAAGTTGCAGATACACAAAAGCCAGCGGAAAACTTGTTAGCCGGAAAAGCGAAGAGCAAGCGAAAACAACCGAAACAACGGCAATAATCGTTGGAAATAAGCTGGCGAATCTGACTGACACGAAGAATAGATGCCCTGGGAGCGGTTATTATAAATGGGAATGGGCAAATGCAAAGTTGGAAATTGGATGCAAGAAAATGTCAAATTAAATGGTATGTGGTTTGGTATCTGCAATGCAGCATCATTCCTTATTTTGTTAGCAATATTTTTCACAGACTATAAGAAAATGTTTCAGGTTTTGGTCCAATTTATTTGCTTGTTTCCCATTTTAAAGTTTATTAGGAAATATTTCATGTCCAAACTGTctaaaaaccaaaatataATTCAATGCAAtttattacaaatataatatcaaatttattacaaatataatatCAAAGTTGTTTGAGGTGTcggaaaaaattattatttaacgattcaatgatttcaatattattGCAACAAGTTCAGTTAAACGTTTCTGAAGTCtatattcatttatattttaatctaattttaaaaatgttctcTTCTTCAAAACCAAAATAACTTATATGGTATCACTTGCTTAAAATGCTTAGTAGTTGTACATCAAGAAAGTGCATTTCCTTTGAAAATTGATGGGTTCATACAGAGTTGCCTTACTTAAGACGTCACTCGGTGTTATGCAGTCATGTTACTACGACTTTATACCCTTTACCCCTGGATTGGCATTACGAGTGCGATGATCAAAAGGCGCTTGAGCTTGGCGGCCACAGTTGGCTGAGTGTCGAGTGCTGAAGTGTTTGGTTTTGTATATATagtatttttctattttttttctatttttttggtttaggTTCAGACAACTCCAGACGGGATTGCTCCTCTTGCTCCAACTGCTGCCCAACTGGTGCTAGTGACCTTTTCACTTTTGTTTTCGTTGCTGCCTGACTGCCTCTGCCATCTTACAGGCAAGTTGCAAGTAGCAAAGTTGCCCAGTTTCTATGCTACCTCAAGTGTTGCGGCTTCTTGTTGGGGAGCTCAAGAGGCGGAGACTGCGGCCTATTAATGGGTATTTGCAGCACAAAGGAAAATATAATACTAGTTGAGTATTCAATATGATATGAACCTCAcctttcaaatttatttttaatagacCAAAGTACTTAAAAAGCCtaaagatatttattatagaaaactattttcagttcccttaaaaaaaatgttttttttatgattCTGAACATTTACCATATATTTTCTCAGTGTATCAGCATCTGCTCTACCGTTCGTTGCTCGATTAATGAGCTGCAGTCCGGCGGCACTCAACTCTCGCCTCTTCAACTCCTCTCAGGTGTGCAAAAtctttttctcatttttttatttggccAGGTTATTATGAGTTTTGCTGGCGGCTTTAAAGATTTGGCTAAGGTCAGTTGAATGAAGGAAAATGCTAGCCAAGTAAGCAATCGACAGAAAGGTCATAACAGCAATTGACGGAGTGCTGTGAAGAACCTTGCTTTAGGGTCGAGACTTTAACTTCGATGGGTGTAGCCAAAGAGCACAATTACCGGGGAAATGTGGGTCTTAAATGTCTGCAATAAATGTGGAGCAGGGAGTAGGGAACTTGGGGTTTCTCAAACGTACTTAACTACCGATGCTCATCGTATCATCAGGCTGCGTGGGAAATGAGGTAATCTAAGTACAAAGTGAACACTTTTGGTGGCTGTCAGATCCAAGATCTCCTCTCAATTACAGCCTCGGTTTTGTTTCACAGTCACGCACCTATCTAGATCTTTGGCAACCTGTCTAATTAGTAACTGTAACTGCATTCGATATCTGAGTGGCTGTATCTTGGGCTGAAAGGCACTTCCAGGCATTGTTCAATCGCACGTTTGGCCAACCATTAGAACACCTTTGGGCAATGGCATGCCTCAATGCCCAGCACTATACTTGAGGCCCCTCTCTAGTGCAATCTTCAATCGGTCGAACATATTTCGCTTACCCAACACGATATAATTTTGTATAGTTTAACTGGCTCTTATTTCACACTTCGAACTAGAACGAAACTAGCTTGGGTTGCacttggcaaaaaaaaataagattaCTCCAATTACTTGCatgaaaacaaatacaactctTTTAAAGGAAAAACCGATtgaaa from Drosophila subpulchrella strain 33 F10 #4 breed RU33 chromosome 2L, RU_Dsub_v1.1 Primary Assembly, whole genome shotgun sequence includes:
- the LOC119546595 gene encoding uncharacterized protein LOC119546595 isoform X1; protein product: MDEQKQLEVIANETSSVTGLRRQPTKYPHGLNITVQTIDDENEGSVKDHSDYSRASGESCWSETQKYRIGMLGSPETLAELQVRRYKYPLTANYYLNGKLDSHEKPTPWMLLGYARRACRWKYLRWPIIFVASVLLFFGLITYCLWLHDVSVARSKFLQRRYEATLTSTSSSSNEVWDEETTSTTELEPQETTRLKAVDDESEESSEWPDTSFAEDGEPADGDEAGDGDYDDTLLPADSIRFTSGHQNSFGVPIEQDKRMLQLLKDLLPKPQATPAGGEHPLTRVSPTLPPPSPVSGRPTQAMTLTTPSTTNSGCQSTMMPMCQGVLDYDLTYNREGTAPRDADSMAAYENLIRSNCSARAAEFICGALEPECRPSHIGQLPPCRRICKAILEACSIAIANSDVLSELFDCSLYPDAHESHKCEDPTRRREHCYGNEFQCHDGSCIPQNWQCDKIKDCLGGEDEDEQCLVCEEDEFRCRSNEKCIAEKSRCDQNFDCIDGSDEEDCDDYGSGDLAPFDEAELNAFPRVFSYASFLSPNETNDKLYTYITANTDEDAGTETKFQVHKVAAPAPPVNSSASSEEPAGGPKGFVNFRDSKEIMMTSDSENKFKYSQRANRTSVKFSVGTPTTAAPRTASAIPSSALFQQRDRERTTSTTTTTSTTSTTSTTSTTPDPPTSIPSLYEVVTAPGGCPPHELRCVSGKCITVGQLCDKQIDCPDAADELMCVYRERTSGRRTTSTTEPPTELPTELPTEPPTTSSEPPKTSTSTTTNPVTSTRRSLRTTPNRSRKPKS
- the LOC119546595 gene encoding uncharacterized protein LOC119546595 isoform X2 yields the protein MDEQKQLEVIANETSSVTGLRRQPTKYPHGLNITVQTIDDENEGSVKDHSDYSRASGESCWSETQKYRIGMLGSPETLAELQVRRYKYPLTANYYLNGKLDSHEKPTPWMLLGYARRACRWKYLRWPIIFVASVLLFFGLITYCLWLHDVSVARSKFLQRRYEATLTSTSSSSNEVWDEETTSTTELEPQETTRLKAVDDESEESSEWPDTSFAEDGEPADGDEAGDGDYDDTLLPADSIRFTSGHQNSFGVPIEQDKRMLQLLKDLLPKPQATPAGGEHPLTRVSPTLPPPSPVSGRPTQAMTLTTPSTTNSGCQSTMMPMCQGVLDYDLTYNREGTAPRDADSMAAYENLIRSNCSARAAEFICGALEPECRPSHIGQLPPCRRICKAILEACSIAIANSDVLSELFDCSLYPDAHESHKCEDPTRRREHCYGNEFQCHDGSCIPQNWQCDKIKDCLGGEDEDEQCLVCEEDEFRCRSNEKCIAEKSRCDQNFDCIDGSDEEDCDDYGSGDLAPFDEAELNAFPRVFSYASFLSPNETNDKLYTYITANTDEDAGTETKFQVHKVAAPAPPVNSSASSEEPAGGPKGFGK